A stretch of Bombus huntii isolate Logan2020A chromosome 7, iyBomHunt1.1, whole genome shotgun sequence DNA encodes these proteins:
- the LOC126868118 gene encoding keratin-associated protein 9-1-like — protein sequence MLSDAVKCCQMLSNAVECCRMLSNAVKCCQMLSNVVKCCQMLANPVKCCQMLSNAVKCWKILSNVVKCCQMLSNAVKCCQMLSNVVKCCQMLENPVKCCQMLSNAVKCWQMLSNVGKSCQMLSNAVKCCQMLSNAVKCCQMLSNVVKCCQMLANPVKCCQMLSNAVKCWQMLSNVGKSCQMLSNAVKCCQMLSNVVKCCQMLANPVKCCQMLSNAVKCCQMLSNAVKCWQMLSNVVKCCQMLANPVKCCQMLSNAVKCCQMLSNAVKCWKILSNVVKCCQMLSNVGKCCQMLSNAVQSCPILSNPVKSCQPNPKINKN from the coding sequence ATGCTGTCAGATGCTGTCAAATGCTGTCAAATGCTGTCAAATGCTGTCGAATGCTGTCGAATGCTGTCAAATGCTGTCAAATGCTGTCAAATGCTGTCAAATGTTGTTAAATGCTGTCAAATGTTGGCAAATCCTGTCAAATGTTGTCAAATGTTGTCAAATGCTGTCAAATGTTGGAAAATCCTGTCAAATGTTGTCAAATGCTGTCAAATGCTGTCAAATGCTGTCAAATGCTGTCAAATGCTGTCAAATGTTGTCAAATGCTGTCAAATGTTGGAAAATCCTGTCAAATGTTGTCAAATGTTGTCAAATGCTGTCAAATGTTGGCAAATGCTGTCAAATGTTGGCAAATCCTGTCAAATGTTGTCAAATGCTGTCAAATGCTGTCAAATGCTGTCAAATGCTGTCAAATGCTGTCAAATGCTGTCAAATGTTGTTAAATGCTGTCAAATGTTGGCAAATCCTGTCAAATGTTGTCAAATGTTGTCAAATGCTGTCAAATGTTGGCAAATGCTGTCAAATGTTGGCAAATCCTGTCAAATGTTGTCAAATGCTGTCAAATGCTGTCAAATGTTGTCAAATGTTGTCAAATGCTGTCAAATGTTGGCAAATCCTGTCAAATGTTGTCAAATGCTGTCAAATGCTGTCAAATGCTGTCAAATGCTGTCAAATGCTGTCAAATGTTGGCAAATGCTGTCAAATGTTGTCAAATGCTGTCAAATGTTGGCAAATCCTGTCAAATGTTGTCAAATGCTGTCAAATGCTGTCAAATGCTGTCAAATGTTGTCAAATGCTGTCAAATGTTGGAAAATCCTGTCAAATGTTGTCAAATGTTGTCAAATGCTGTCAAATGTTGGCAAATGCTGTCAAATGTTGTCAAATGCTGTCCAATCCTGTCCAATCCTGTCCAATCCTGTCAAGTCCTgtcaacctaaccccaaaataaataaaaactaa